A region of the Candidatus Rokuibacteriota bacterium genome:
GATGTACCCGTCGGCGGCATGATGAGGGATCCCGGCCATCGGGATCGCCCCGTCCCCCTTCTGGCGGGAAGTCAGCGCGATCTGCAGGAGGTGCGCCCCCAGGTGGGCATCCTCGAAGAACATCTCGTAGAAGTCACCGAGCCGGAAGAGGACGAGGTAGTCGGGATACCGGCGCTTCAGTTCCCGGTACTGGCGCATCATGGGCGTCAGCGCCGAGGCCGCGACGGTAGGCTCGGCACGATCCTCGCGGCGACCGGTGGGTTCCACGGTTACGGCACGACGATCGGGCGCAGCCGGTCGTAGGTGGTTCCGAGAGACTCGGGGAGCACACGAACGTCGCCCAGGACCGGCATGAAGTTGGTGTCGCCGTTCCAGCGCGGGACCACGTGAACGTGGAAATGGTCCACCACGCCCGCCCCCGCCACACGTCCCTGGTTGACCCCGATGTTGAACCCGTCCGGGTGATAGCTGGCGGTGAGCGCCCGGATCGCGGACTGCACGAGCCTCATCGTCTCGGCCAGCTCCTCGGCCGTGGCCTCCTCCAGCGGGCCCACATGACGGGTGAGGGCTGCCATCAGGTGCCCGGGGGCGTACGGGTAGGCGTTCAGGATCAAGAATGCTTTGGGG
Encoded here:
- a CDS encoding HIT domain-containing protein gives rise to the protein MNRLWAPWRMEYVSEGGRADVCLFCAALAANDDRKSLILCRRPKAFLILNAYPYAPGHLMAALTRHVGPLEEATAEELAETMRLVQSAIRALTASYHPDGFNIGVNQGRVAGAGVVDHFHVHVVPRWNGDTNFMPVLGDVRVLPESLGTTYDRLRPIVVP